CTGTGAGTTGTTCTTCAGAATACACGCTTCTTTTACCTACAATCCTTTTGAATTCATTTTGGTCGTTAGTTCTAATCGGTTCCTGATCAACTACTCCCAGGGAAGTTATTGCTTTTTGATCATGCGACCGATAGAACAGAACAATATCTCCGGTCCTCAATCTTGAAGAATATCTATCAGAAAGATAGGCTTTCTTAATCGTATTGCCCGGAATATTGATCTCACAATAGTCAGTGATTTTCATTTGTCTTTTCACATATTCCGGGAATAAGGTGTCGTGATACTCTGGACGAATGGGGATTATGAATTTTCTGATGTTTTCACCATCTTTAAAACAAGGATAATATTTTCTGGCGATCTCCAAAGCACCTAGGTCTTTATTTTCAGGCAAGAGTTTTTTAAGATATACCGGTTCGTTATTGTGGCTTAGTTCTCCCACTCTCTCAAAACCAAAATTTCGAATCACATGAATCAGAGTATCATCTTCGATCTCAAAGTGAGTCAGGTAAATTTCAAAGATTTCATTCTTAACGCAGTATTCAAAAGCAATTTTAAGGAAAAGTTCACCGATTTTGGAACCTGTCAGGTCTACTTTCAAAGTCGCAATTTTAACTCTGTTCACAGCAGGAATAGGAATATGTGTTTCTATTGGCTCGTTTTCTTCTTTTAACATGAGAAATGCTTTTACTTCATCACCGATTTGATACACATAGCACTCACGACCTTCATTTATGCACTTATCATACCATAATTTGAAATCTTCTTCTCCATAATCTGCTTTCAGGGAGTCAAAAAACGGTTGTTCGATATCAACTTCATGAGCATAGCATTTTTTCAACAGAGTATGGCTTGGAAAATAACGTTTGTGAAGTGAAGAAAAATAAGCAAGAGCAGAACTTATAGAAAAAACCCTGTCATCGAGGTTTAAGAGAAACGCCTTTTTCCTGATTCCTCTATCCTCTGTGATCAGAAAATCAACAAGGTTCTTTTGTAGCGAAAAAAGAATTTCATTATCGTTTTCATCATGTGAATTCTTTGGAGCACCAACCAGAGATATAAACTCATCATTAGGTATCGGTGGAGAAGGAATTATGGGATAGCCATGAACTTTTGATGAAGTAATTTTCCTTCTCTCGATATCAGTATCATTTCCGAGGTCTTTAAGAGAGGCAGGATGAATATACTCTTGATGTCCATGCTCTCTTATCAGTCTCAACAGATTTTGGAGATCAGGAGCAAGTTCTTTTGGATCAAGAATATGAATCAGAATGTTAGTATCATACAGGATTTTCATATTAGTCCGCCAACTCTACTTCCATAAACAATATAAATTTAAAATGTGCATGTGATATAAATATATTTCATTATTATATTGAATAAGTGCAAAGTACGATTTATCCCACAAATTAAACCACAGTTTATACCACAGTTTATACCACAGTTTATACCACAGAAAACAAAAGATTAAAACTCAGTGTTTCAGCTTTCAGATTGGTCCGTCACTTCCCAGTGTCCGCCTCTGTCAGGTCCTATGCGCTTCAAACGCCCTTCTTCTTTCAATTTAGCAATATTCCACTCCACTCCGCGTCGGGATAGGCCTGTTATCCTGGTCAGTTCTTTTGTGGTGATGGAAGGTTTCTCTTTAATTGCTTCGATGATCTTTTCTGCGGAATTCTCCACAGTTTTCTCCACAGTTTTCTCCACAGTTTTCTCCACAGTCTTCTCCGAACTTGCATCGCGTTTTCGGAAAACCACAGAAAAACTGCCATCGTAGGAGAACTCCACCGATGCTTTATCACTTTCTTCCACAGCCTGCTTGATACGGTTTATCCCGGTGCCGACCTTCTCGATATAATCGATCCGATGCAGCAGGGAGGCAATAAGGGGATTGCGGGCAACACTCCGGGTACCGAACTCAGAGGGTTTCAGGCCACTTGGCAGGCCGCCGGGATTTGATATTTCAACCCTGTCGTCAAAGACCTCAACAAGCACATTGGAACCCCGGTCAAAATAATCACGGTGGCATACTGCATTGATAATAGCTTCCCTGAGGGCTATATCGGGTATATCGGGAATTTCCTCACGGCGGATCTTTTCAATCCTGTACTCCACATTGGTATGCCTTTTGACAAAAAGGATAGCATTATCGATGTTCTCAACAATATTCTCCTTGAAATCTTTCTTGTCAAGAATATTCACTTTTTCGATTCCCTTATACAGAACACAGACCACTATCGCATGATTCAGCAGGAAATCGATATCCTTTGCAAAGAACAGCACACCGGCATTGTTCAGTTTTCCGTCATCGGTAATGCAATCCAGATTCCTGAGCAGATCCATCCGGTCGATGGAACTGGTAATGCCCGCGAGCTTCAGGAAATTACGAAACGCCCTTTCATCAAAATCCGTCTCAAAATCAGCCTTGTCATTTCTCAGTTCCTCAAAACGAATACGACCTTCCTTCTGGAAAAAAGCTATTATCTCATTACGGTTAAGCTTCTGGGAATTTGCCCCGTTCCGGAGAAAGAAGCCTCTGGAGCAGGCATAAGGTTTTTCGCTTCCCTCCGGCACATCGGCAACAATGAAATTGTCATATACTTCGATTTTAACATCTAACTGTGGCTGCAGCTGTCTCAGGGAATCCTGCACTCTTGATCTGAAACTGTTATCGGTCTGAACTCCCTTGATAATTCCCTTATCGCTAACTCCAAGAAAAACCTTACCGCCATTGGAATTAGCAAAAGCGCAAACCTCTTCCACAAACGACTTATCAAGACTCTCCTTGAACTCAATATGGTATCCTTCGCCGGCTGCAAGAATACTCTCTATCCATTCATCCATATTCAAGCCGCCAGCGCCTCATTCATCTCATTAATAATCCCGGCCATCTCATCACCAAATAACTGGTACATCCTGCCACGACCGCCAAGGCGGTCAAAAGGTGCATAGTCAAGGTCATCCATTTCCAGATGGAAGCTATTGGTCACATAGTTTTTAATTGTGCGCAGCCAGTCCATCTGTTCCTCGGTGAACTTCAGGGTTCCAGCCTGTTTTCCAAAAACCCAGTCCTGGAAATTCCTGTTCACGGTCTGGTCGTATGCTGTAAGAACCGGATCTATACCAGTGATCCTTCGGATAAGCGCGATCAGGGCTGTAAGCTCGTTCTTTGGTGAATTACCTTTGACATCTTCCAGTTGCTCGTATGCCTGCCATATACGGTGTGGGGCAAACTGCGGCTTTTCAGCTTTCAGTTTATCCATCACCTCTTTTATCATCCTGAAGGTCACGTCCCTGCGCCGGTAAGGTTGGTCATAGAAGATACTTAGTGCCGTGATCTCATCCTTATTGGCTTCCATGTATGCCTTGAAATCATCTACAAGATCGTCCGCCTTTGCCACAGCATCCTTATCCCATTCAGCCCGGGTGACCCTGTCAATGTTCACCGAATCAATGATCTGCTCATGCACCCTGCGGACATTTTCGATATACTCGTTCAACTCCCTGGTAAAGGTTGATCTTGCAGTATCTATGAGTTCCTTTTGGGCCTGTGTCTTCAGTTCCGATTCGGGAATCTCCGGATCACGTTGTTTGATCTCAAAGGCTTTTGCCTCAATTATATCCGGATTATAGGCATTGAGCAGGTCCCTGACAGCCTGGTTTATGTTCTTTCCATCTGCCTTCTCAGCAAAGGTCTCCCTTTCATCATCAGTAAGCTGCTTGTTCAGCCTTGAAAGACGGCTGGCAAGGGAAACATAGAGGTCTTCACTCTCCGCTCCGAAGGTCACAGCCTCCAGCAGTTCTTTCATGGGAACACCTTTCTTACGTTCCATAGCCCTGCTTTCGGTTTTAACCGATTTAGTCACACCGGAGGCATCCACAACAACAAAATGGGTCTTGGCAGAAACAACCGAAGGTGTCACTTTTTTCAGGTCATCCAGTTCAATGGTCCTTGTACCGCGTCCCTTCATCTGCTCGAAATAATTGCGGCTCTTCACATCCCTCATGAAAAGCAGGCATTCCAGTGGCTTAACATCCGTACCGGTGGCAATCATATCCACCGTCACGGCAATTCTCGGATTATAGTCATTACGGAAAGCTGCAAGTACTGATTTCGGGTCATCCTCTGCCTTATATGTAACCTTCTTGCAGAAAGCATTCCCTTCATTGAACTCTTCTCTGACTATCTGGATAATATCATCGGCATGACTGTCGGTCTTGGCAAATATCAGCGTCTTTGGAACCTCATTCCTTCCGGGAAATATCTCCGGCAGCTTATCCCTGAATGCCTTTATTACATTGCGTATCTGGCTGGGGTTGACAACATCTTTATCCAGTTTCTTCCCTGTGTAAGTGTAGTCCTCATCCAGTTGTTCCCAGCGTTTTTTACGACTGAGTTTCTCCCTGCGGTCCACATACTGGCCGGCCTGTATCTGAGCACCGTTTTTGGTGATCTCGGTCTCGATAGTGTATACATCATACCCTACATTCACCCCATCGGCAACCGCATCCTCATGACTGTATTCACTAACCACATTCTCATTGAAAAAGCCGAATGTACGTTTATCAGGTGTGGCAGTCAGTCCTATCAGAAAAGCATCGAAATAATCAAGCACCTGTTTCCAGAGATTGTATATGGAACGGTGGCATTCGTCTATAACAACAAAATCAAACGTTTCAATTGGTATATCTTTATTATAAGCTACAGGCACAGGTTTCTTTTGCCATTCTTTCCTTTCAGCCGGATTCTCCTCTTCCATTTCCTCATCCAGCTCTTCCCCTTTCAGTATCGAATAAAGACGCTGGATAGTGGAGATACAAACTTGACTGTCAGAAGCAATAAAATTGGAACGCAGACGCTGCACATTATATAATTCCGTGAACTTACGGTTATCGTCATTCGGAACATAGGCCATAAACTCCTGCTCTGCCTGTTCTCCGAGATTCTTTGTATCCACAAGGAAAAGCACTCTCTTAGCATCTGCAAACTTAAGCAATCTGTAGATAGATGTAATAGCAGTATATGTCTTACCCGACCCTGTTGCCATCTGGACCAGTGCCTTTGGACGATTATCCTTAAATGATTCCTCAAGATTCATGATCGCCTTGACCTGACAATCACGCAGCCCCTGTATTCCAAGCTCCGGAATATTCATCAACCGGGATCGGAGTGACTTATCGTTTTTGAGCCATGCTATGAAAGTATCGGGCCTGTGGAAAGAAAAAACTGGTCTGGACCGTGGTTTTGGGTCGCGATAATCTGTAAACCTTGTAAGCTCCCCATTACTTTCATAAACAAAGGGAAGCGGGTCATTGTCCAGATACTTCAATTTGCTGGAAGCATATTCAGCTGACTGCTCTTCCACAACTGTTAATTTGCACCCTTCTTCTTCCTTTTTTGCCTCAATAATCCCTACAGGCACTTTATCAACAAAAAGAACGTAATCCGCAGGCCCAACATCAGTCCAGTATTCTCTTACTGCAATTCCGGATGAGACGTTCCAGTCGATCTTGTTTCGATCCTGCACTTTCCAGCCAGTATCATCTAGCTTTTCATCAATGATATCCCTGGCTTTTTGCTCTGGGTTCTGATTCTGGCTCATAGATTCCTGGTCCACCGTAATACTCATCTTTCGTTGCAGTCTTCACGAAAAATCAAGCTTTCCATGAATGATTTTGGCGAAGTTTATGACCACATTTTATATAAATATTTATAATGAAACTCAATAATGAATAAAAATAGCCAGCACAAACTAGTTTAATAATTTTATCATACTCTGTGAAGCAAAATGAACATACTACTACACAATTTTAAATAAGAGTGGACATAAAATTTCCCATTAACACTCGATCAAGCGAATTTTTGGAACATATGTGCACACTATACACATGTAAGTGTTCATCAATCCGTTGATTAAGGCTCTGAAAAAAATCTCAAATCTGACAGTCGAAAGCAGAAAGTGAGGGGAAGATCAAGCTACATACTTGATAATGTGTCAGATTACCAGTAAAAGTACGATGAGAGATTCAGCAAAGTCTAAAAAATAAATATACAGGCGGAGATCAGATGAAAACAAAAATATTTGTATTGGGCATTGCAGTGGTAATTATATGTGCCGGACTGATGGTTTCAGTGGGTGCGGCGGCAAAACCGGGAGTGGATTTTAACGGAGAGCACTACAACCTGAACATCATCGGCAAAAAAACAGACTGGAACGGCGGCGGCAGTTATGACAACGGAGACAGGCATACAATGTTTGTTCCCGAGGACACAAGTTCCTTTAATTTCACCGTATATGATGAAGGAAATGAGACCGTACTTTCCGGTATAACAATAGAGATGACACAGGGAGATGAATTTGCTGTCCTTGACGGAAATGCATTTGATGACGGTAAAGCAGCATTCCAGCTTGCTCCGGGCAAGTATAATGTCTATATTGCTGCAAAAGGCAAACCTGGAGGATACACAGACATCAACGGATGGGTAAAGTGCAACGACACATATTATTTTGACATTGGTGATTTGAGAGTTTCCAAAAGCAAAAAAGCAGGATGGACGGATGCTACAGACCTTTTCTATGTAGATGCTACAGAAGAACCTGATACCGTCGGTTACCTGGATAACCTTACAGAACAGGGATTGTTTGAAGAGAATGAAGAGATGTGGGTATTCGATTATCTGACAGGCCTGACAAACTATGATTCACTTCTATACCCTTCCGATGGAACAGATCACTTCTGGCAGTATGACAACCACGGAAGCAAGCTGGTTCAGGTTCGCTTTTACCCGATATGAATAAATTCTATTTTTCCTTTTTTCCATTTTTTAACCACTTTCAACAGTCGGTGTTCGAGATTCTTACATATCCAGTTTTGTTTTCCGGATAGTATCAATAAAACTCCTTGTTTCCCTTTCCACATCCTCACTGCACACGACTGCAGAGATAGCTACAAGGCTGTCAGCGCCTCCCCGAACAACACTCACGCAGTTCTCTTTATTGATTCCGCCAATTGCAATAACAGGGATACTTATAGCATCCTTTACAGCCCTGATGCTTTCAGGACCAATGCCATTTCCGGCATCCTTTTTGGTGGAAGTATCAAATATGGGGCTCAGACCAACATAATCGGCACCCTCTCTTTCAGCTTCAATAGCCTCTTCAATATTATGGACGGTGAGGCCGATGATCTTATCAGGACCCAGAAGCTGCCTTGCAATATCTATGGGCATATCATCCTGCCCTATATGAACACCATCAGCCTCCACCGCCAGTGCAACATCGATCCGGTCGTTCACCAGAAAGATCGCTTCATTACCACAGAGTTTTTTGATCTGTGACGCTTCAAGTATCATATCCTTCGTACTTCCTGACTTTTCCCTGTACTGCACTATCCGGCATCCTGCTGCAACAGCACATTTTACATCCGAAACGGTTCCTTTTTTAGAGAGGCCGGAATCGGTGACAAGATAAAAGTCGATCATCTCGAGTAGAGATCTTTTAGTGTTCATTTTCAACTTCCCATTTTGTAAAAGATACTGACCGGCTGGCATCGTAGTTGGGTCAGTATTCCTTAAAATTCAGCTTTGCCTGTACTTCCTCATCCGAAAGACGGGATACTTCGTCATAGAAATGCATTTTGAAGGTACCCGGACCACCGGATTTTCCTGCCGCCAGTTCCCCGGCTATTCCGAAATAGCACAGTGCATCCTTTGCAGCATCACAATAGTCGGGATTGACCGCAGCAAAAATTCCGATAACAGAAGCTGCCATACAGCCGGTACCAACAATTGAGCCCATTGATTCATGTCCGTTCTTCACCATAAAAACTCTTTTCCCATCACTGATGATATCCTCTTTCCCGGTCATGACTACCACGCATGATCTTAAGTCCGCATACTCCTTTGCGATTTTTTTCGGGTCTGCATCAATGGATGTCGCCTCGACGCCTCTGGTCCGGGCGTCCTCACCTGCAAGTCTGGCAACTTCGGAGTAATTACCCTTGATGATATCAACCTGGACTGAATCCAGTATCTTTGCAGCCATGTCATCACGGAATCCGGTGGCACCTACACCCACTGCATCAAGTACCACAGGTATGTTCTTTTCGTTCGCAGCCTTTGCGGAAATTATCATAGCATCTATCAGATCAGAAGTAAGGGTTCCGATATTCAGCACAAGGGCAGATGCAATGCCAGTCATATCCGCTGCCTCTTCCCGGGCATGAGCCATAACCGGAAGCGCACCGAATGCCCTTGTCATGTTAGCACAATCGTATATCGTTACCCAGTTAGTTATGTGATGAACCAGTGGTTTTGTTTCCCTGATCGATTTTAATGAATTTTTCATTTTAGTCCTTCCAGATGTTTGTAATAATTAAGATAAAATGGCTGTTTTACTAAATAACTCACCTATTAACAATGAGTTGCTAATCGGGTTATCATATTGATAGTTCAGCCAAAGAGTTCTACATTATTGATCATTCACAATTGTGAATGTGGCTGACATGTAGTTTATCGATAAAAAAGTTTTTGTTATAATCGGAAACTATCCGCTGTAAACCAACCATTACACAAAAACAATAAATTCATATAGAAAACATTGTATATTTATTTATACGAGTTGGTATGTGGTTGATGCAGTAGATAGTGCCTTTAAAAGAACAAAAAAGAGCCTTCTTGAGCCATTTGATTTCTGGAAATGGATGAAACTCGCATTAATAGTATTCCTTGGAGCAGGGAGCCCGTTCCTGAGTAACAGCACGGGATCTGGTGGATCTTTTGACGATCCGGAAATGAATGCTGAGCTTTCTTCCGCCTTTGATAGTTTTGTTAATTTTGTAACATCAGACCAATATTTCAGTCTGATAGTAACAGCAATCATCCTTCTGTTAGTAGTTCTTGTTTTGTTCGCATACATCAGGAATGTTATGGAATACGTTTTTGTAGATTCCCTGGTCAGCAACGAAGTCAAGCTCAGGGAATATTTTCGCAACTATCTAGGAAAAGGCTTCTGGCTCTTCATTTTCCGTCTTCTGGTTGCAGTTGCAGTCATTGTCTTAGCAATAATAATGGTGCTTCCCGTATTTCTGCTGATGATAGGAACTGCCGAAAGCGAGTCCTGGATTGGTTTCTTGTTTTCTTTACTTCTACTGATTGTAGCCATAGTAATGGCAGCAGTTATATCCGGTGCATTAAATTCTTTCATAAACCTGTCCATACCCGTGTCAATGTACGGTTCAAAAAGCATATCTGCAGCATTTTCCCGGGTATTGCGAACATTCAGGAATGATTGGAAACAGATAGTTCTCTACTGGATAGGAAGAGCAGTATTGCGAATAGCGGTCGGTATAGCAGTAGGAATCGTAGCAATAATAGTTGCTGTAATTCTTTTGGTCGTTTTGGGAATAGTCGATCTGGCATTATACTACATATTCGAGCCGGTACTGTCCGATCCTAGTATTATTATATGGAGTATGGCAGGCATAATTGTGTTCCTGGAACTCTTGTTTTTGATATTCATAATATCAATTGTAGAGATGCCAGGAAAAGTTTTCCTGAAATATCATATGCTCACGTTCATGCAGCATTGGTACCTGGAAATGGAGATACCGATGTTCGACACAGAGCAGAAAAAGCTTGAAAACACGAATGAAGCATACTAAAGGCGCAGTTGAATGGTAATTCTGCCCTTATATCTTTTTTATAGGCTCAACCGCTTGCAAATTCACCGATTCGGACTGCCCTACATTTCTCTCTGTCCTCAATGAGTATACTTTCTTTTGCAGAACAAAACAAAACGTTCAGTTTTTCCACAGTATCGGCAGCATCAGCACCATATATATCCGCTCCGATCTCAAGAGCCCATTCATCACTTACAGGAGAACCGCCCACGACAGTTTTCAACCTGTCCCGGATACCGGTATCCTTTAACTTTTCTTCCAGTACCTGCTGATTTACCATGGTTATATTCATGAGAGCCGATGTGGCAACTACATCCGGAGACAGTTCCAACGCTTTTTCAGTAAATTCTTCAACAGGAACGTCGATCCCAAGATCAATTACCCTGTAGCCTGCGATCTGAAGTGAGGCAGCAACAATATCCTTTCCTATTGAATGAATATCCCCTTCAATGGTCCCGATCATGACAGTAGCTTTGAATCCACTCATTGGAACATATTCTTCATGAGCTGGCAGAAGAGCCCTTACCCCGGCATTCATTGCTTCTGAAGCCGCAATCACATGCGGAAGGTATAACTTCCCTTCACTGAACATCTCTCCTACCCGTTCCATGGCAACACTGAGTCCTTCTTCTACCAGGATGACAGGATCGGTTCCCGCACTAAGTGCATCAAGAGCAATTTCTTCTACTTTATTTTCATCATATTTCAGAACTGCTTCTATCAGTTTCGGGACAAAATATTCCTTGGGATGCATAATGATCAACACTCAGTTATTAGCCTTTAACAGCACTAGGACACAAGCAACTTTATTCCGATAGGCAATATAAATACTTTGCTAAAACTGGATTGAAAACAATAAGAATATTAGCACATAAAGCAGATCAAGAGTCACTTTAAATCTGATATAAGCGGAAAAGATAAAAGGAAAAATACTTATCTATTGATATTTACCTGTTCTGAGGCTTAATCAAGATGCTAACCGATTTATTTATATATGGACATGACTTGTATAGAGAGCCAATCTAGTGTACATAATCATTATTCATATAGCGATAGCCCGTTGAACATTTAATTGATCACTTAATTTAATATATCACACAGAATCACATTCATTCGGAGGAATTTCTTGGCAAAGAAAGTACAGAGAAAGTTAGACAAATGGAAAACAAAGACCTGGTATAACGTAGAAACACCCGAGTTCATCAGCAGGACAAACATCGGAGTAAGCCCTGCAGAGGATCCAGAGCAGCTTATCGGACGTGTTGTTGAGACAACAGTTGGCGAGATAGCTAACGATTTCACAAAGCACAACACAAAGCTCAAGCTCGAGATCAGCGACGTTAACGGCGATGTTGCCAACACCAGATTCATCGGTCACGAAATCACAACCGACTACCTGCGTTCCATTGTCAAGCGCCAGACCTCAAGGATTGACAACAACCTCGATGTAAAGACCAAGGACGGTTATCTCATCAGGGTCAAGCCTATCTGCTTCACTGTTAAAAGGGCAAGAACAAGCCAGATCAAGGGCATAAGGGAAGTAATGGACAAAATCGTAACCGAGCGTGCTGCAGAACTCAATTTCGAGCAGTTCATCGAGGAAGCGATCATGGGTAAGCTT
The window above is part of the Methanolobus zinderi genome. Proteins encoded here:
- a CDS encoding AlbA family DNA-binding domain-containing protein, yielding MDEWIESILAAGEGYHIEFKESLDKSFVEEVCAFANSNGGKVFLGVSDKGIIKGVQTDNSFRSRVQDSLRQLQPQLDVKIEVYDNFIVADVPEGSEKPYACSRGFFLRNGANSQKLNRNEIIAFFQKEGRIRFEELRNDKADFETDFDERAFRNFLKLAGITSSIDRMDLLRNLDCITDDGKLNNAGVLFFAKDIDFLLNHAIVVCVLYKGIEKVNILDKKDFKENIVENIDNAILFVKRHTNVEYRIEKIRREEIPDIPDIALREAIINAVCHRDYFDRGSNVLVEVFDDRVEISNPGGLPSGLKPSEFGTRSVARNPLIASLLHRIDYIEKVGTGINRIKQAVEESDKASVEFSYDGSFSVVFRKRDASSEKTVEKTVEKTVEKTVENSAEKIIEAIKEKPSITTKELTRITGLSRRGVEWNIAKLKEEGRLKRIGPDRGGHWEVTDQSES
- a CDS encoding type I restriction-modification enzyme R subunit C-terminal domain-containing protein — encoded protein: MSQNQNPEQKARDIIDEKLDDTGWKVQDRNKIDWNVSSGIAVREYWTDVGPADYVLFVDKVPVGIIEAKKEEEGCKLTVVEEQSAEYASSKLKYLDNDPLPFVYESNGELTRFTDYRDPKPRSRPVFSFHRPDTFIAWLKNDKSLRSRLMNIPELGIQGLRDCQVKAIMNLEESFKDNRPKALVQMATGSGKTYTAITSIYRLLKFADAKRVLFLVDTKNLGEQAEQEFMAYVPNDDNRKFTELYNVQRLRSNFIASDSQVCISTIQRLYSILKGEELDEEMEEENPAERKEWQKKPVPVAYNKDIPIETFDFVVIDECHRSIYNLWKQVLDYFDAFLIGLTATPDKRTFGFFNENVVSEYSHEDAVADGVNVGYDVYTIETEITKNGAQIQAGQYVDRREKLSRKKRWEQLDEDYTYTGKKLDKDVVNPSQIRNVIKAFRDKLPEIFPGRNEVPKTLIFAKTDSHADDIIQIVREEFNEGNAFCKKVTYKAEDDPKSVLAAFRNDYNPRIAVTVDMIATGTDVKPLECLLFMRDVKSRNYFEQMKGRGTRTIELDDLKKVTPSVVSAKTHFVVVDASGVTKSVKTESRAMERKKGVPMKELLEAVTFGAESEDLYVSLASRLSRLNKQLTDDERETFAEKADGKNINQAVRDLLNAYNPDIIEAKAFEIKQRDPEIPESELKTQAQKELIDTARSTFTRELNEYIENVRRVHEQIIDSVNIDRVTRAEWDKDAVAKADDLVDDFKAYMEANKDEITALSIFYDQPYRRRDVTFRMIKEVMDKLKAEKPQFAPHRIWQAYEQLEDVKGNSPKNELTALIALIRRITGIDPVLTAYDQTVNRNFQDWVFGKQAGTLKFTEEQMDWLRTIKNYVTNSFHLEMDDLDYAPFDRLGGRGRMYQLFGDEMAGIINEMNEALAA
- the thiE gene encoding thiamine phosphate synthase, which gives rise to MNTKRSLLEMIDFYLVTDSGLSKKGTVSDVKCAVAAGCRIVQYREKSGSTKDMILEASQIKKLCGNEAIFLVNDRIDVALAVEADGVHIGQDDMPIDIARQLLGPDKIIGLTVHNIEEAIEAEREGADYVGLSPIFDTSTKKDAGNGIGPESIRAVKDAISIPVIAIGGINKENCVSVVRGGADSLVAISAVVCSEDVERETRSFIDTIRKTKLDM
- the thiM gene encoding hydroxyethylthiazole kinase: MKNSLKSIRETKPLVHHITNWVTIYDCANMTRAFGALPVMAHAREEAADMTGIASALVLNIGTLTSDLIDAMIISAKAANEKNIPVVLDAVGVGATGFRDDMAAKILDSVQVDIIKGNYSEVARLAGEDARTRGVEATSIDADPKKIAKEYADLRSCVVVMTGKEDIISDGKRVFMVKNGHESMGSIVGTGCMAASVIGIFAAVNPDYCDAAKDALCYFGIAGELAAGKSGGPGTFKMHFYDEVSRLSDEEVQAKLNFKEY
- a CDS encoding DUF7544 domain-containing protein; this translates as MVDAVDSAFKRTKKSLLEPFDFWKWMKLALIVFLGAGSPFLSNSTGSGGSFDDPEMNAELSSAFDSFVNFVTSDQYFSLIVTAIILLLVVLVLFAYIRNVMEYVFVDSLVSNEVKLREYFRNYLGKGFWLFIFRLLVAVAVIVLAIIMVLPVFLLMIGTAESESWIGFLFSLLLLIVAIVMAAVISGALNSFINLSIPVSMYGSKSISAAFSRVLRTFRNDWKQIVLYWIGRAVLRIAVGIAVGIVAIIVAVILLVVLGIVDLALYYIFEPVLSDPSIIIWSMAGIIVFLELLFLIFIISIVEMPGKVFLKYHMLTFMQHWYLEMEIPMFDTEQKKLENTNEAY
- a CDS encoding cobalamin B12-binding domain-containing protein; its protein translation is MHPKEYFVPKLIEAVLKYDENKVEEIALDALSAGTDPVILVEEGLSVAMERVGEMFSEGKLYLPHVIAASEAMNAGVRALLPAHEEYVPMSGFKATVMIGTIEGDIHSIGKDIVAASLQIAGYRVIDLGIDVPVEEFTEKALELSPDVVATSALMNITMVNQQVLEEKLKDTGIRDRLKTVVGGSPVSDEWALEIGADIYGADAADTVEKLNVLFCSAKESILIEDREKCRAVRIGEFASG
- a CDS encoding 30S ribosomal protein S3ae, whose amino-acid sequence is MAKKVQRKLDKWKTKTWYNVETPEFISRTNIGVSPAEDPEQLIGRVVETTVGEIANDFTKHNTKLKLEISDVNGDVANTRFIGHEITTDYLRSIVKRQTSRIDNNLDVKTKDGYLIRVKPICFTVKRARTSQIKGIREVMDKIVTERAAELNFEQFIEEAIMGKLSANIYRNAKTIYPLRRVEIRKTEVLALPLGSAA